A window from Streptomyces subrutilus encodes these proteins:
- a CDS encoding sigma-70 family RNA polymerase sigma factor, with product MSVDGRDEPFGGTAGGAGAESPPARQVPAQREPGGRHAAPPGGGEPPPSDGDLIARMRGGDDGAYEELFRRHADAVRRYARTCCRDGHTADDLTAEVFARTLQAVRGGAGPDQSVRAYLLTTVRRVAAAWAKTARREQLVEDFAVFAEQAAAGTEGGGGLSGDDTLELGADVRAMREADQSLAMQAFRSLPERWQAVLWHTTVEEASPSAVAPLFGLSPNATAVLASRAREGLKQAYLQAHVSSALSEGGDCARYADRLGAYARGGLRMRAERGLRKHLEECAKCRLAAGELKDVNAGIPALLPVAVIGWFAAGYAAKAAGVVAGGAVAAGGAGAAAAAVGGSSAGAGGGVVGAAGTGAGAGAAGGAAGGAGSGAGGAAVSEGLGLPAKAAIAAGIAVAAAAGVVFALAGDDAAPPVRAKPAPSAAAPVVPDVPAPAESAPPVVEAPPGRSPVPPPRKASPTRSKAAPPPPPSPSAAPRPSPSPSPSAARPAPSAPRPTVPAPKPPRGFQLASLGHSVGGDHTGPEVRTWRSSWVWQRWGLEVGERRFGHGITVNSPSSVEIALNRQCTSFSARAGVDGLSLFTDGTVRFSVYGDGERLWRSAALGYRDPAASVQVPLAGRTTLRLVVERAGPGRLPALASWADAVISCR from the coding sequence ATGAGTGTTGACGGTCGGGACGAGCCGTTCGGCGGTACCGCCGGCGGGGCCGGGGCCGAGAGCCCGCCCGCCCGGCAGGTACCGGCCCAGCGCGAACCGGGGGGCCGACACGCGGCCCCGCCCGGTGGCGGCGAGCCGCCGCCGTCCGACGGTGACCTGATCGCCCGGATGCGGGGCGGCGACGACGGGGCGTACGAGGAACTGTTCCGCCGGCACGCCGACGCCGTGCGGCGCTACGCGCGGACCTGCTGCCGGGACGGGCACACCGCCGACGACCTGACCGCCGAGGTGTTCGCGCGGACCCTGCAGGCGGTGCGGGGCGGGGCCGGGCCGGACCAGTCGGTGCGGGCCTACCTGCTGACCACGGTGCGCAGGGTCGCGGCGGCCTGGGCGAAGACCGCCCGGCGCGAGCAGCTGGTCGAGGACTTCGCCGTCTTCGCGGAGCAGGCGGCCGCGGGCACGGAGGGCGGCGGTGGGCTGTCGGGGGACGACACCCTCGAACTCGGCGCGGACGTGCGGGCGATGCGCGAGGCGGACCAGTCGCTGGCCATGCAGGCCTTCCGGAGCCTGCCCGAGCGGTGGCAGGCCGTGCTGTGGCACACCACCGTCGAGGAGGCCTCGCCGAGCGCCGTCGCGCCGCTGTTCGGGCTGAGTCCCAACGCGACCGCGGTGCTGGCCAGTCGGGCCCGGGAGGGGCTCAAGCAGGCCTACCTCCAGGCCCACGTGAGCTCGGCGCTGAGCGAGGGCGGCGATTGCGCGCGCTACGCGGACCGGCTGGGCGCCTACGCGCGCGGCGGGTTGCGGATGCGGGCGGAGCGGGGGCTGCGCAAGCACCTGGAGGAGTGCGCGAAGTGCCGGCTGGCCGCCGGGGAGCTCAAGGACGTCAACGCGGGCATTCCCGCGCTGCTGCCGGTCGCGGTCATCGGGTGGTTCGCCGCCGGGTACGCGGCCAAGGCGGCGGGTGTGGTGGCCGGTGGCGCCGTCGCCGCCGGTGGGGCCGGAGCCGCGGCGGCCGCCGTGGGCGGGTCGAGCGCGGGTGCCGGGGGCGGGGTCGTGGGCGCCGCCGGTACGGGTGCCGGGGCGGGCGCCGCCGGGGGTGCGGCCGGCGGAGCCGGGTCGGGGGCCGGGGGTGCCGCGGTGTCCGAGGGGCTCGGGCTGCCGGCCAAGGCGGCCATCGCCGCCGGTATCGCCGTCGCCGCCGCGGCCGGGGTGGTGTTCGCGCTGGCCGGGGACGACGCGGCGCCGCCGGTCCGGGCGAAGCCGGCGCCGAGCGCCGCCGCCCCGGTGGTGCCGGACGTACCCGCCCCGGCGGAGAGCGCCCCGCCCGTGGTGGAGGCTCCGCCCGGGCGGAGCCCCGTACCGCCGCCGCGCAAGGCCTCGCCGACGCGGTCGAAGGCGGCGCCCCCGCCTCCCCCGTCGCCGTCCGCCGCGCCCCGGCCGTCGCCGTCGCCGTCGCCGAGCGCGGCGCGGCCCGCGCCGTCCGCCCCCCGGCCGACGGTGCCCGCGCCCAAGCCGCCGCGTGGCTTCCAGCTGGCGTCGCTCGGGCATTCCGTCGGCGGCGACCACACAGGTCCCGAGGTGCGAACTTGGCGCAGCAGCTGGGTGTGGCAGCGCTGGGGGCTGGAGGTGGGCGAGCGGCGTTTCGGGCACGGGATCACCGTGAACTCCCCGTCCTCGGTGGAGATCGCCCTGAACCGGCAGTGCACCTCGTTCTCGGCACGTGCGGGCGTGGACGGCCTGTCGCTGTTCACCGACGGCACGGTGCGGTTCTCGGTGTACGGGGACGGGGAGCGGCTGTGGCGGTCCGCCGCGCTCGGCTACCGCGACCCGGCGGCTTCCGTGCAGGTTCCGCTGGCCGGGCGTACGACGCTGCGGTTGGTCGTGGAACGGGCCGGGCCGGGCCGGCTGCCCGCGTTGGCGAGCTGGGCCGACGCCGTGATCAGCTGCCGTTGA
- a CDS encoding NAD(P)/FAD-dependent oxidoreductase yields MVKAANSRGAAPGTPPRTRILVVGGGYVGMYTALRLQRKLRAGEAEVTVVTPEPYMTYQPFLPEAAAGSISPRHVVVPLRRILPTCRIVIGEAQRIDHAKRTATVTTLATDEEGAGPVEIAYDELVLAPGSISRTLPVPGLADYGIGFKTVEEAIGLRNHVIEQMDIASSTRDPAIRDAALTFVFVGGGYAGVEALGELEDMARYAARYYHNVTPEDMKWVLVEASDRILPEVGPEMGVYTVRELRRRNIDVRLETRLESCENRVAVLSDGTRFPTRTVVWTAGVKPHPVLAASDLPRNEHGRLVCTAFLTVEGVEHAWAAGDAAAVPDITAAEPGRTCAPNAQHAVRQARTLADNLVAALRGEVLTEYAHKYAGSVASLGLHQGVAFVYGRKLKGYPAWFMHRAYHLSRVPTFNRKMRVLAEWTLSGLFKREIVSLGSLEHPRAEFELAAGGGSGPTPPRPTPRPPQDSQG; encoded by the coding sequence ATGGTGAAGGCTGCTAACTCCCGGGGCGCGGCCCCCGGTACCCCGCCCCGTACGCGCATCCTCGTCGTCGGCGGCGGCTACGTCGGCATGTACACGGCCCTGCGGCTCCAGCGAAAGCTGAGAGCCGGCGAAGCCGAGGTCACGGTGGTCACCCCCGAGCCGTACATGACGTACCAGCCCTTCCTCCCCGAAGCAGCCGCCGGATCCATCTCCCCCCGCCACGTCGTCGTCCCCCTGCGCCGCATCCTCCCCACGTGCCGCATCGTCATCGGCGAGGCCCAACGCATCGATCACGCCAAACGGACCGCCACCGTCACCACCCTCGCCACCGACGAGGAAGGGGCCGGCCCGGTCGAGATCGCCTACGACGAGCTCGTCCTCGCCCCCGGCTCGATCTCCCGCACCCTCCCCGTCCCGGGGCTCGCCGACTACGGCATCGGCTTCAAGACGGTCGAGGAGGCCATCGGCCTGCGCAACCACGTCATCGAACAGATGGACATCGCCTCCTCCACCCGCGACCCCGCCATCCGCGACGCCGCCCTCACCTTCGTCTTCGTCGGCGGCGGCTACGCCGGCGTCGAGGCCCTCGGCGAGCTGGAGGACATGGCCCGCTACGCCGCCCGGTACTACCACAACGTCACACCCGAGGACATGAAGTGGGTCCTCGTCGAGGCCAGCGACCGCATCCTCCCCGAGGTCGGCCCCGAGATGGGCGTCTACACCGTCCGCGAACTGCGCCGCCGCAACATCGACGTCCGCCTGGAGACCCGCCTCGAATCCTGCGAGAACCGCGTCGCCGTGCTCAGCGACGGCACCCGCTTCCCCACCCGCACCGTCGTGTGGACCGCCGGCGTCAAACCGCACCCCGTCCTCGCCGCCTCCGACCTGCCCCGCAACGAGCACGGCCGCCTCGTCTGCACCGCCTTCCTCACCGTCGAGGGGGTCGAGCACGCCTGGGCCGCCGGCGACGCCGCCGCCGTCCCCGACATCACCGCCGCCGAACCCGGCCGCACGTGCGCGCCCAACGCCCAGCACGCCGTCCGCCAGGCACGGACCCTCGCCGACAACCTCGTCGCCGCCCTCCGCGGCGAGGTCCTCACCGAGTACGCCCACAAGTACGCCGGCTCCGTCGCCTCCCTCGGCCTCCACCAGGGCGTCGCCTTCGTCTACGGCCGCAAGCTCAAGGGCTACCCCGCCTGGTTCATGCACCGCGCCTACCACCTCAGCCGCGTCCCCACCTTCAACCGCAAGATGCGCGTTCTCGCCGAATGGACCCTCTCCGGCCTCTTCAAGCGTGAGATCGTCTCCCTCGGATCACTCGAACACCCCAGGGCAGAATTCGAACTCGCCGCGGGTGGCGGATCCGGGCCCACCCCGCCCCGCCCGACCCCCCGACCCCCGCAGGACAGCCAGGGCTGA
- a CDS encoding TetR/AcrR family transcriptional regulator, with translation MNISDFHGSATALSVESNGRGIANGATTHGVGRSTPLRVDAQRNLEHVLRAAREVFGELGYGAPMEDVARRARVGVGTVYRRFPSKDVLVRRIAEEETARLTEQARTALGQEEEPWQALSRFLRTSVASGAGRLLPPQVLRVGSASEDGAEGSEAARVPHQRQAAVAGSAPDLRVVGARIPADDEPAEDSGAGALLEVVGRLVDRAREAGELRGDVTVADVLLVIATAAPALPDPAQQAAASTRLLDILLEGLRSRTA, from the coding sequence ATGAACATTTCCGATTTCCATGGGTCTGCGACCGCGCTCTCGGTCGAGAGCAACGGTCGCGGCATCGCGAACGGTGCCACCACGCACGGCGTGGGCCGGTCCACGCCGCTGCGCGTCGACGCACAGCGCAACCTGGAACACGTGCTGCGCGCCGCCCGCGAGGTCTTCGGCGAGCTGGGCTACGGCGCTCCGATGGAGGACGTGGCGCGCCGGGCGCGGGTCGGAGTGGGCACCGTGTACCGGCGGTTCCCGAGCAAGGACGTCCTGGTCCGGCGGATAGCCGAGGAGGAGACCGCGCGGCTGACCGAGCAGGCGCGGACCGCACTGGGCCAGGAGGAGGAGCCGTGGCAGGCGCTGTCGCGCTTCCTGCGCACCTCCGTGGCCTCGGGCGCCGGGCGGCTGCTGCCGCCGCAGGTGCTGCGGGTCGGCTCGGCGAGCGAGGACGGCGCCGAGGGGTCGGAGGCCGCGCGGGTCCCGCACCAGCGGCAGGCCGCGGTGGCCGGCTCGGCCCCCGACCTGCGCGTCGTGGGCGCGCGGATCCCGGCCGACGACGAGCCCGCGGAGGACTCGGGCGCCGGTGCGCTGCTGGAGGTCGTGGGGCGGCTGGTCGACCGGGCGCGGGAGGCCGGTGAGCTGCGCGGGGACGTGACGGTGGCCGATGTACTGCTGGTGATAGCGACGGCGGCGCCCGCGCTGCCCGACCCGGCGCAGCAGGCCGCGGCGTCCACCCGACTGCTCGACATCCTGCTCGAAGGGCTGCGCTCCCGGACCGCGTGA